Proteins encoded by one window of Bacteroidia bacterium:
- the argB gene encoding acetylglutamate kinase: MNSKNVLVVKYGGNAMSNEDLKKEVLQNLCMLNDKGYHIVIVHGGGPFIKQALEEAKIESEFIDGHRKTTPEALKHVEMALKGQVNSSLVGIINQLGYKAVGLSGKDGGLVTAAKRLHEKVVEGITEIYDLGQVGDVAHVDTRLLHLLLENGYLPVITCLAADSAGNTYNINADMFAGHLAGALHAGQYLVLTDVDGLMNDMNDSSTLIPKLHPADIERLIANKTIRGGMLPKVESCMIALENGAHAARIINGTKPRQIIQAVENIQTGTLITKQ; this comes from the coding sequence ATGAATTCAAAAAATGTCCTGGTAGTAAAGTATGGCGGCAATGCCATGAGCAATGAAGATCTTAAGAAAGAGGTGCTGCAAAACCTCTGTATGCTTAATGACAAAGGCTATCATATTGTGATTGTACATGGCGGAGGGCCGTTTATTAAGCAAGCACTGGAGGAAGCTAAAATAGAATCAGAGTTTATTGACGGCCACAGGAAAACCACACCTGAAGCGCTGAAGCACGTGGAGATGGCACTCAAAGGGCAGGTAAATAGTTCGTTGGTGGGCATCATAAATCAACTTGGGTATAAGGCAGTGGGCCTTTCAGGAAAGGACGGAGGCCTGGTAACTGCCGCTAAAAGGCTCCACGAGAAAGTTGTGGAAGGGATTACAGAAATCTACGATCTTGGGCAAGTGGGCGATGTGGCGCACGTGGATACCCGTCTATTGCACCTCCTGCTCGAAAACGGATATTTGCCCGTCATTACCTGCCTGGCTGCCGATTCTGCGGGCAATACCTATAATATCAATGCTGATATGTTTGCAGGGCATTTGGCAGGTGCGCTTCATGCCGGGCAATATCTTGTGCTCACGGATGTGGACGGGCTGATGAACGACATGAATGACAGCAGCACGTTGATACCAAAGCTCCATCCCGCTGATATTGAAAGGCTGATTGCGAACAAAACGATCCGGGGAGGAATGCTTCCGAAGGTGGAATCATGCATGATAGCGCTGGAGAATGGTGCACACGCAGCAAGAATTATCAATGGCACAAAGCCCCGGCAAATCATTCAAGCTGT